From one Maniola jurtina chromosome 5, ilManJurt1.1, whole genome shotgun sequence genomic stretch:
- the LOC123865390 gene encoding uncharacterized protein LOC123865390, which produces MLVLACCFAAVAAYGEGEARRGAPPAGTLSSLGAGEERAPPLYRPGSQAYVVSQFVKPRPPHQYWQEETAATLEPENRNCLLCEAQDSGACRAMPSCVYCEPTVTALAERSTPCLRCTVIKNPFFKCIPGEKYMDECDSCRCTDGRGGRCTDHYCEFRALQLYALKLSDGEFY; this is translated from the exons ATGCTGGTGCTCGCTTGTTGCTTCGCGGCGGTGGCGGCTTATGGCGAAGGAG AGGCTCGACGCGGCGCGCCGCCGGCGGGCACGCTGAGCTCGCTGGGCGCGGGCGAGGAGCGCGCGCCGCCGCTCTACCGCCCCGGCTCGCAGGC GTACGTGGTGTCGCAGTTCGTGAAGCCGCGGCCGCCGCACCAGTACTGGCAGGAGGAGACGGCGGCGACGCTGGAGCCCGAGAACCGCAACTGCCTGCTGTGCGAGGCGCAGGACTCGGGCGCCTGCCGCGCCATGCCCTCCTGCGTGTACTGCGAGCCCACCGTCACCGCGCTCGCCGAGCGCAGCACGCCGTGCCTGCGCTGCACAG TGATCAAGAACCCGTTCTTCAAGTGCATCCCGGGCGAGAAGTACATGGACGAGTGCGACTCGTGCCGCTGCACGGACGGGCGCGGCGGCCGCTGCACCGACCACTACTGCGAGTTCCGCGCGCTGCAGCTCTACGCGCTCAAGCTGTCCGACGGAGAGTTCTACTGA